In Odocoileus virginianus isolate 20LAN1187 ecotype Illinois chromosome 15, Ovbor_1.2, whole genome shotgun sequence, a genomic segment contains:
- the NPBWR1 gene encoding neuropeptides B/W receptor type 1: protein MHNASYWEPERANTSCPAPAPTLGCPNASGPPPPLPPPLAVAVPVVYAVICAVGLAGNSAVLFVLLRAPRRKTVTNLFILNLAVADELFTLVLPVNIADFLLRRWPFGELLCKLVVAVDQYNTFSSLYFLTVMSADRYLVVLATAESRRVAGRTYGAARAVSLAVWGVATLVVLPFVVFARLDEEQGRRQCVLVFPQPEALWWRASRLYTLVLGFAIPVSTICALYTSLLCRLRAIRLDSHAKALDRAKKRVTVLVVAILAVCLLCWTPYHLSTVVALTTDLPQTPLVIAVSYFITSLSYANSCLNPFLYAFLDDSFRRSLRQRLACRAAS from the coding sequence ATGCACAACGCGTCGTACTGGGAGCCGGAGCGCGCCAACACGTCGTGCCCCGCGCCCGCGCCCACGCTCGGCTGCCCCAACGCGTCCGGGCCGCCGCCGCCCCTGCCGCCGCCGCTGGCCGTGGCCGTGCCCGTTGTGTATGCGGTGATCTGCGCGGTGGGGCTGGCGGGCAACTCGGCGGTGCTGTTCGTGCTGCTGCGGGCGCCGCGCAGGAAGACCGTCACCAACCTGTTCATCCTCAACCTGGCCGTGGCCGACGAGCTCTTCACGCTCGTGCTGCCTGTCAACATCGCCGACTTTCTGCTGCGGCGCTGGCCCTTCGGGGAGCTCCTATGCAAGCTCGTCGTGGCCGTCGACCAGTACAACACCTTCTCCAGCCTCTATTTCCTCACGGTCATGAGCGCCGACCGCTACCTGGTGGTGCTGGCCACCGCTGAGTCGCGCCGGGTGGCCGGCCGCACGTACGGCGCCGCGCGCGCGGTGAGCCTGGCCGTCTGGGGGGTCGCGACGCTGGTGGTGCTGCCCTTCGTGGTGTTCGCGCGGCTCGACGAGGAGCAGGGCCGGCGCCAGTGCGTGCTGGTCTTCCCACAGCCCGAGGCCTTGTGGTGGCGCGCGAGCCGCCTCTACACGCTGGTGCTCGGCTTCGCCATCCCCGTGTCCACCATCTGCGCCCTCTACACCTCGCTGCTGTGCCGGCTGCGCGCCATACGCCTCGACAGCCACGCCAAGGCCCTGGACCGCGCCAAGAAGCGGGTGACCGTCCTGGTGGTGGCCATCCTGGCCGTGTGCCTCCTCTGCTGGACGCCCTACCACCTGAGCACCGTGGTGGCGCTCACCACCGACCTCCCGCAGACGCCGCTGGTCATCGCCGTGTCCTACTTCATCACCAGCCTGAGCTACGCCAACAGCTGCCTCAACCCCTTCCTCTACGCCTTCCTGGACGACAGCTTCCGCCGGAGCCTCCGCCAGCGGCTGGCATGTCGCGCCGCCTCCTGA